Proteins co-encoded in one Bradyrhizobium sp. 170 genomic window:
- a CDS encoding response regulator transcription factor, producing MSVPFKKTVFLVDAMAFRRARAESFLNPWARNESVELVSLDPDDAHTRLVERAVCDMLIYSVGAPSPHEVFTEIQVLHTLRRDAALAIVSDDENPATVLAAIRCGAQGYFSNSMAPELALQALSFVLHGGTYFPPTAFLASQTFSAPAPIEYKQPDLPQEQLLPGPEQQTQAPPLRPEDGLYEQQGSPFDDKAAGVPRDHGFNGARHAPEFTERQYAVLVCLCQGDPNKVIGRKLGMTETTVKVHVREIMRKLGVSNRTQVAIAGAHVCSDGAVELDPADSSMAVRSSIPH from the coding sequence ATGTCAGTCCCATTTAAGAAGACGGTTTTCCTTGTAGACGCGATGGCCTTCAGACGAGCTCGCGCAGAGAGCTTTTTAAATCCGTGGGCCCGGAACGAAAGCGTCGAACTGGTTTCGCTCGACCCTGACGACGCCCACACAAGACTCGTCGAGCGCGCCGTATGCGACATGCTGATCTACAGCGTCGGCGCTCCCTCTCCCCACGAGGTCTTCACCGAGATCCAAGTGTTGCATACGCTTCGCCGTGACGCGGCGCTCGCCATCGTCTCCGACGATGAAAATCCCGCCACCGTTCTCGCTGCAATCCGTTGCGGCGCCCAGGGTTATTTCAGCAATTCCATGGCGCCCGAGCTCGCGTTGCAGGCCCTTTCGTTCGTCCTTCATGGCGGCACTTATTTTCCACCAACCGCCTTCCTGGCCAGCCAGACCTTCAGCGCGCCGGCGCCCATCGAATACAAACAGCCCGACCTTCCCCAGGAGCAACTGCTTCCGGGGCCTGAACAACAGACGCAGGCGCCACCTCTCAGGCCGGAGGACGGGCTTTACGAGCAGCAGGGCTCCCCATTCGACGACAAGGCGGCTGGCGTGCCGCGCGACCACGGCTTCAACGGCGCGCGGCACGCGCCCGAGTTTACCGAGCGGCAGTACGCCGTTCTCGTTTGCCTGTGCCAAGGCGACCCCAACAAGGTGATCGGTCGCAAGCTCGGCATGACCGAAACGACCGTGAAAGTCCATGTCCGCGAAATCATGCGCAAGCTGGGCGTAAGCAACCGGACACAAGTCGCGATCGCCGGGGCGCACGTCTGCTCGGACGGCGCGGTCGAACTGGATCCCGCGGATTCATCCATGGCGGTCAGGTCGTCCATACCTCACTAG
- a CDS encoding type I secretion system permease/ATPase: protein MWGWDDRPGSAGSCRLSQHDEATASTAKIIPLRPWFDPPPSRGEDPVVKFADEKSGAAEAKTAEPPSAEPYLREVAKTEAKTEARTQARTETKPEARIEAKTEAKTPPGSTVVIEQAVPAPPLRTGGDKDGGGSSGGGGGGGGGGGNSPPLHKRSSDNEFRDVLGSGLANARRNLVTVGLFSVAVNLLVLAIPIYLFNMSDRVLTSRSTDTLVMLTIIVIVAIAAHVLMDMMRRIILMRVAVETEAKLGGPVLSAAAKSAQSGSSREFQTLADLQHLRAFITGPVLLTMFDTPVAPVYFAVVFLIHPHLGFIVLGSGVALVIVALLNQRVTAIPFNQANNYGARANLTAESMARNAQVINAMGMIPEGVQVWGRETVESLKAQVIGQDRNILMTGLSKFLRLCTQIAILGWGAWLALESQITAGMVIAASIVASRALAPLEGTIEGWRSFVQARSAYARVRALLLNSPLNLERLRLPRPAGYLNVERILYVPPPNKKVILNGISFQLKPGESLAIVGDSGTGKTMLARMLVGSIIPTAGSVRLDMMDLRNWDPRQFGESVGYLPQDVQLFPATIKANIGRMRDDARDEDVFDAAETADVHEMISSFAQGYETIVGMDGSPLSGGQRQRIGLARAFYGNPRLIVLDEPNSNLDANGERALAKALVRAKEKQITVVTITQRAALLMSVDKIMILHQGAVQAFGSRDEIIPMITGRKPNNIPTGPGDPPSLN from the coding sequence ATGTGGGGCTGGGATGATCGTCCAGGCAGCGCCGGAAGTTGTCGCCTGAGTCAGCATGACGAAGCGACGGCGAGCACGGCGAAGATAATACCGCTTCGCCCGTGGTTTGATCCTCCGCCTTCGCGCGGCGAAGATCCGGTCGTCAAATTCGCCGACGAGAAGAGTGGCGCGGCCGAAGCCAAGACCGCCGAGCCGCCGTCGGCCGAGCCATACCTGCGGGAGGTGGCCAAGACTGAGGCCAAGACTGAGGCCAGGACTCAAGCCAGAACTGAAACCAAGCCTGAAGCCAGGATTGAGGCCAAGACGGAAGCCAAGACGCCGCCGGGATCCACCGTCGTGATCGAGCAGGCGGTTCCGGCTCCCCCGCTGCGCACCGGAGGTGACAAGGACGGTGGCGGCTCTTCAGGCGGCGGCGGTGGGGGTGGCGGCGGCGGCGGTAACTCGCCGCCGCTGCATAAGCGTTCCAGCGACAATGAATTCAGGGACGTGCTCGGCAGCGGTCTGGCGAATGCGCGCCGCAACCTGGTGACCGTCGGGCTGTTCTCGGTTGCGGTCAACCTGCTGGTGCTCGCCATTCCGATCTACCTGTTCAACATGTCCGATCGCGTGCTGACCAGCCGCAGCACGGACACGCTGGTGATGCTGACCATCATCGTGATCGTTGCGATCGCGGCGCATGTGCTGATGGACATGATGCGCCGCATTATCCTGATGCGGGTGGCGGTCGAGACCGAAGCTAAATTGGGCGGACCGGTGCTGAGCGCCGCCGCCAAATCCGCGCAGAGTGGATCCAGCCGCGAATTCCAGACGCTGGCCGACCTGCAGCACCTCCGCGCGTTCATTACCGGTCCGGTATTGCTGACGATGTTCGATACGCCGGTCGCGCCGGTCTATTTCGCCGTCGTGTTCCTGATCCATCCGCATCTCGGATTCATCGTGCTGGGCTCGGGCGTTGCGCTGGTCATCGTAGCGCTGCTGAACCAGCGCGTCACCGCGATCCCGTTCAACCAGGCCAACAATTACGGCGCCAGGGCAAACCTGACGGCGGAATCGATGGCCCGCAATGCCCAGGTCATCAATGCGATGGGCATGATTCCGGAAGGCGTCCAGGTATGGGGCCGCGAGACCGTGGAGTCCCTGAAGGCACAGGTGATCGGACAGGATCGCAATATCCTGATGACGGGATTGTCGAAGTTCCTGCGGCTATGCACCCAGATCGCCATTTTGGGCTGGGGCGCATGGCTGGCGCTGGAAAGCCAGATCACCGCCGGCATGGTGATTGCGGCCTCGATCGTCGCGAGCCGCGCGTTGGCTCCGCTGGAGGGCACCATCGAAGGCTGGCGCAGCTTCGTGCAGGCGCGTTCGGCCTATGCCCGCGTCAGGGCGCTGTTGCTGAACTCGCCGCTCAACCTGGAGCGCCTCCGCCTGCCGCGTCCCGCAGGATATCTCAATGTCGAGCGCATTCTCTACGTGCCGCCGCCGAACAAGAAGGTGATCCTGAACGGAATCAGCTTTCAATTGAAGCCCGGGGAATCGCTTGCCATCGTCGGAGACTCCGGCACCGGGAAAACCATGCTGGCTCGCATGCTGGTCGGATCCATCATCCCGACCGCCGGCAGCGTCAGGCTCGACATGATGGACCTGCGCAACTGGGATCCGCGCCAGTTCGGCGAGAGCGTCGGCTACCTGCCGCAGGACGTGCAACTGTTCCCGGCCACCATCAAGGCCAACATCGGCCGGATGCGTGACGACGCCCGCGACGAGGACGTGTTTGACGCCGCCGAGACCGCCGACGTGCATGAGATGATCTCCAGCTTTGCCCAGGGCTACGAGACCATCGTCGGCATGGACGGCAGTCCGCTGTCGGGCGGCCAGCGGCAGCGGATCGGGTTGGCGCGCGCGTTCTACGGCAACCCGCGCCTGATCGTGCTCGACGAACCGAATTCGAATCTGGACGCCAATGGCGAGCGGGCGCTCGCCAAGGCGCTGGTGCGCGCCAAGGAGAAACAGATCACGGTGGTGACGATCACCCAGCGCGCGGCGCTGCTGATGAGCGTCGACAAGATCATGATCCTGCATCAGGGCGCGGTGCAGGCTTTCGGCAGCCGCGACGAGATCATTCCGATGATCACCGGCCGCAAGCCGAACAATATCCCGACCGGGCCGGGCGATCCGCCTTCGTTGAATTGA
- a CDS encoding HlyD family type I secretion periplasmic adaptor subunit: MANRKIADRTAESEGTWYDSLPRSTKLPTVAGALIMAVVLMGFGVWGNMAPIAGAVVASGVFVVTGQNKIVQHLEGGMIREIYVREGDKVEAGQMLLELDDTAARAELQRLILRRVRLTAIDARLQAEMREEQDITLPSDIVNWLANSPLANSPEVKEIVDSQQMTFTARRNNLNSDIKSIQESINALEERIRGSRVQLDAVHRQIVLLDEEIVTKDKLVQAGLVRKPELMVLQRSKANLEGEVGRIMGDIGDAKERIARAVEQINGVRKTAIKTAVEQMHEIRGELADVRERMLSAKGILDRVRVTAPVSGVVVKLRYHTRGGVVEAGKNIMELLPLKDELIIEARLRPQDIDSVKHGQTAMVRLTALNQRITPMVTGDVIYLSADTLADEKKSQQVGPTDIYIVRVKLNSEESRNVPNFNPTPGMPAEVYIKTAERTFFQYIVRPIHDSMMRAFRER; the protein is encoded by the coding sequence ATGGCCAACAGGAAAATAGCGGACCGCACCGCGGAATCCGAAGGCACCTGGTACGATTCGCTGCCGCGATCGACCAAGCTGCCAACCGTTGCCGGTGCGCTGATCATGGCGGTGGTGCTGATGGGCTTCGGCGTCTGGGGCAACATGGCGCCGATTGCCGGCGCCGTGGTCGCCTCGGGCGTGTTCGTCGTTACCGGACAGAACAAGATCGTGCAGCATCTCGAAGGCGGCATGATCCGCGAGATCTACGTGCGCGAAGGCGACAAGGTGGAAGCCGGGCAAATGTTGCTCGAGCTTGACGACACCGCCGCGCGTGCGGAGTTGCAGCGGCTAATTTTGCGCCGCGTCAGGTTGACGGCAATCGATGCAAGACTGCAGGCCGAGATGAGGGAGGAACAGGATATCACGCTTCCATCCGACATAGTCAATTGGCTGGCCAATTCGCCTTTGGCTAATTCGCCCGAGGTGAAGGAAATCGTGGACAGCCAGCAGATGACGTTTACGGCGCGCCGCAACAATCTCAACAGCGACATCAAGAGCATCCAGGAAAGCATCAACGCGCTGGAGGAGCGAATCCGGGGATCCCGGGTGCAGCTCGATGCCGTCCACCGTCAGATCGTTCTGCTCGACGAGGAAATCGTGACCAAGGACAAGCTGGTGCAGGCCGGGCTGGTGCGCAAGCCGGAACTGATGGTGCTGCAGCGGTCGAAGGCCAATCTGGAAGGCGAGGTCGGCCGCATCATGGGCGACATCGGCGATGCCAAGGAACGCATCGCCCGCGCGGTCGAGCAGATCAATGGCGTGCGCAAGACCGCGATCAAGACCGCGGTCGAGCAGATGCACGAGATCCGCGGCGAACTGGCTGACGTCCGCGAGCGGATGCTGAGCGCCAAGGGCATCCTCGATCGGGTCCGCGTCACAGCGCCGGTGAGCGGCGTGGTGGTGAAGCTCCGCTATCATACGCGGGGTGGCGTGGTCGAAGCCGGCAAGAACATCATGGAGCTTCTGCCGCTGAAGGACGAACTGATCATCGAGGCGCGATTGCGGCCGCAGGACATCGACAGCGTCAAGCACGGACAGACGGCGATGGTGCGGCTGACGGCGCTGAACCAGCGCATCACGCCGATGGTCACCGGCGACGTTATCTATCTGTCGGCCGACACGCTGGCGGATGAAAAGAAGTCCCAGCAGGTGGGACCGACCGACATCTATATCGTGCGCGTCAAGCTCAACAGCGAGGAGAGCAGGAACGTGCCGAATTTCAACCCGACGCCCGGGATGCCGGCCGAGGTCTACATCAAGACGGCGGAACGGACGTTCTTCCAATACATCGTCAGACCGATTCACGACAGCATGATGCGCGCATTCCGGGAGCGCTAG
- a CDS encoding GNAT family N-acetyltransferase yields the protein MNIGKASAVHIDIIETLPSLAKLEDNWNAVYDADDEAQIFLSWQWLNGWLSYIHGPWFILAAKAGESADLPYVAFLPLRLQTTIEKSDVISDMRMAGNFAADYTGIICRPEAENKVIPAFARCIRQMNWARLNLENVRMSERRVRLLLACFPKANFSYTEVGRVNKVDGIDNSLCPYLTLPKDWNGYLESLSANTRQKIRRLLKQVDTPGEYRITVSTPETFAQDLKTLLGFWETKWRPRKGDRIDSLVHSNGAMLTRSFQSGMLYLPTFWHRDRPVAALATLVDPRKRAFSFYMTGRDETFDGPPPGVILHAFSIRHAIANGFSEYDFLRGNEPYKYSFGCAERKIRCTVLETRNGRNLGGGLDPRSIPDVLQLATELHRKGQAADAEVGYRRILEVQPKHADALHRLGQLLAAKGDFAAAKRQFRILTTVRPDAAKAWQCLGQVCESLGQHEEALRQHLEFMRLQPNLPDGFVAVGRCMVKLGRMAEINAALLAAIEPASAPSIRKWRGSRRVPDRQTASEHSASA from the coding sequence TTGAACATTGGAAAGGCGTCCGCCGTGCATATCGACATCATCGAAACCCTGCCGTCGCTGGCCAAGCTCGAGGACAACTGGAACGCCGTCTACGACGCGGACGACGAAGCGCAGATATTCCTGTCGTGGCAATGGCTCAACGGCTGGCTGTCCTACATCCATGGGCCGTGGTTCATCCTGGCTGCAAAAGCCGGCGAGTCCGCCGACCTGCCTTATGTTGCGTTCCTTCCCTTGCGGCTGCAGACCACGATCGAGAAATCCGACGTCATCAGCGACATGAGGATGGCCGGCAATTTCGCCGCCGACTACACCGGCATCATTTGCAGACCCGAGGCGGAGAACAAGGTCATTCCAGCCTTTGCCCGCTGCATCAGGCAGATGAATTGGGCGCGGCTCAATCTTGAAAATGTGCGGATGTCGGAGCGGCGCGTGCGGTTGCTTCTGGCCTGCTTTCCGAAAGCCAATTTCAGCTATACGGAGGTCGGCAGGGTCAACAAGGTCGACGGTATCGATAACAGTCTCTGTCCGTATCTCACGCTACCCAAGGACTGGAATGGCTATCTGGAATCGCTGAGCGCCAATACCAGGCAGAAAATCCGGCGCCTCCTGAAGCAGGTCGATACGCCCGGCGAATATCGAATAACCGTTTCAACGCCCGAGACGTTCGCGCAGGACCTCAAGACCTTGCTGGGATTCTGGGAGACGAAGTGGCGCCCTCGCAAGGGTGACAGGATCGATAGCCTGGTCCACTCGAACGGCGCCATGCTGACGCGCAGTTTTCAATCCGGCATGCTGTACCTGCCGACTTTCTGGCATCGTGACCGGCCTGTCGCGGCGCTGGCCACGCTGGTGGATCCGCGCAAGCGGGCGTTCTCGTTCTACATGACCGGACGTGACGAGACGTTCGACGGGCCGCCGCCGGGAGTGATCCTGCACGCCTTCAGCATCCGCCACGCGATCGCGAACGGGTTTTCCGAATACGACTTCCTGCGCGGAAACGAGCCGTACAAATATTCGTTCGGCTGCGCGGAGCGCAAGATCCGCTGCACCGTTCTGGAGACCAGGAACGGCAGGAATCTCGGCGGCGGGCTCGACCCCCGCAGCATCCCGGACGTCCTGCAACTGGCGACCGAACTGCACCGGAAGGGGCAGGCGGCCGACGCCGAAGTCGGCTACCGGCGGATCCTGGAGGTTCAGCCGAAGCACGCCGACGCGTTGCACCGGCTCGGCCAGCTGCTGGCGGCGAAGGGTGACTTCGCCGCGGCCAAGCGGCAGTTCCGGATCCTGACGACGGTTCGGCCCGATGCCGCCAAGGCGTGGCAGTGCCTGGGCCAGGTCTGCGAAAGCCTCGGTCAGCACGAGGAAGCATTGCGCCAGCACCTCGAATTCATGCGGCTGCAACCGAACCTGCCGGACGGTTTCGTCGCGGTTGGCAGGTGCATGGTCAAGCTCGGACGGATGGCGGAAATCAACGCCGCGCTGCTGGCCGCGATCGAACCGGCGAGCGCCCCGTCGATCCGGAAGTGGCGCGGTTCGCGGCGCGTGCCGGACCGGCAGACCGCCAGCGAACACTCGGCCTCTGCGTAG
- a CDS encoding VTT domain-containing protein, whose amino-acid sequence MPRCRLLQSSSILIPGDTVWRRCKAGRLAILNDAAAYFAALREALLLATKQVYIIGWDIHSLTRFVGPSGHADDGYPEELGAFLKALLKAKPGLRINILSWNFPALYAAEREWNSAAKFTSDASDRLCFCFDSSLPLGSAQHQKIVVIDGVLAFVGGLDLTIRRWDTSEHDAHHPLRTDPDGKPYPPFHDVQCMVDGEAAVSLTEVAESRWRAAGCTVETSTDVTGERWPASVPVQSRRMTVGIARTEIATASEAGVNEVARLFEASINAADRFIYIENQFTSATDIARLLAQRMLDVPQLRVLIVTPRMHSSWFESQAMQSGRGGFIAQFVAAGVMDQVRFLYPSIRDGEQATVVMVHSKVMIVDDRILRVGSANLNNRSMGADTECDLAFEATSEAHRKYIARLRRQLIGHFCGVDAREIASNEADLFGFLDRLPERGGAKSLQPIDPAATAGSMATMVQPVADPREPLHLDRAANRMWTARTILAVLGLAAALAGLALAWQYTSLRDFADVGFVSSVISQPARSQFAPLLAIAAFVVGGLVVFPVLVLIAATAAALGPWMGFFSAGAGVLLSALTLFSIGRVLGQARLQRLLGRRAGRVQNRIIGKGVVAVAMIRMVPIAPFSIVNVVAGASKLSLRDFLLGTVLGMAPGIAVMAALGAQIADLARNASWANAVLLALAILAWIALCLGVQFLVTWMAGRRT is encoded by the coding sequence TTGCCGAGGTGCCGCCTGCTGCAAAGTTCATCCATCCTCATCCCGGGCGACACCGTCTGGAGAAGGTGCAAGGCAGGACGGCTGGCTATCCTCAATGACGCGGCCGCGTATTTCGCCGCTTTGCGGGAAGCGCTGCTGCTCGCGACGAAGCAGGTCTACATCATCGGCTGGGACATCCACAGCCTGACTCGGTTTGTCGGGCCGTCCGGGCATGCCGACGATGGTTATCCGGAAGAGCTCGGCGCGTTTCTGAAAGCGCTCCTGAAGGCGAAGCCCGGGTTGCGGATCAACATCCTGAGCTGGAATTTCCCGGCCCTCTATGCGGCGGAGCGGGAGTGGAATTCAGCCGCCAAATTCACCTCGGACGCGTCGGACCGGCTTTGCTTCTGTTTCGACTCCAGTCTTCCGCTAGGCTCCGCGCAGCATCAGAAGATCGTCGTCATTGACGGAGTGCTTGCGTTCGTCGGCGGCCTCGACCTCACGATACGCCGCTGGGACACCAGCGAGCACGACGCCCATCATCCGTTGCGGACCGATCCCGACGGCAAGCCCTATCCGCCGTTTCACGACGTGCAGTGCATGGTGGATGGCGAAGCCGCCGTCAGTCTGACGGAAGTGGCGGAGAGCAGGTGGCGGGCCGCCGGCTGCACGGTCGAAACAAGCACCGACGTCACCGGCGAGCGCTGGCCGGCCTCGGTGCCGGTGCAATCCCGGAGAATGACGGTGGGCATCGCCCGGACCGAGATAGCAACCGCGAGCGAAGCCGGCGTGAACGAGGTCGCACGGCTGTTCGAGGCCTCCATCAACGCGGCCGACCGCTTCATCTACATCGAGAACCAGTTCACCAGCGCCACCGATATCGCGCGCCTGCTGGCGCAGCGGATGCTCGATGTGCCACAGCTTCGTGTTTTGATCGTCACGCCGAGGATGCATTCGTCCTGGTTTGAATCGCAGGCCATGCAGAGCGGGCGCGGCGGATTCATCGCCCAATTCGTGGCGGCGGGCGTCATGGACCAGGTTCGCTTTCTCTATCCATCGATTCGGGATGGGGAGCAGGCCACCGTGGTCATGGTGCACAGCAAGGTGATGATCGTCGATGATCGAATTTTGCGGGTGGGCTCGGCCAACCTCAATAACCGCTCGATGGGTGCGGACACCGAGTGCGATCTCGCCTTCGAGGCGACGTCCGAGGCACACCGGAAATACATCGCCCGGCTTCGCCGCCAACTGATCGGGCATTTCTGCGGCGTCGATGCGCGGGAAATCGCAAGCAACGAAGCCGACCTGTTCGGATTTCTCGACCGCCTGCCGGAGCGCGGCGGCGCGAAATCGTTGCAGCCGATCGATCCGGCCGCAACAGCCGGCAGCATGGCAACGATGGTGCAGCCCGTCGCCGATCCCCGAGAACCGCTTCACCTCGACCGCGCCGCCAACCGCATGTGGACGGCAAGAACCATTTTGGCGGTGTTGGGGTTGGCCGCGGCGCTCGCCGGCCTCGCGCTGGCCTGGCAGTACACATCGTTGCGCGATTTCGCTGATGTCGGCTTCGTCTCTTCGGTCATTTCGCAACCCGCACGGTCGCAATTCGCGCCGCTGCTCGCAATTGCCGCCTTCGTCGTCGGCGGGCTGGTGGTGTTTCCGGTGCTGGTTTTGATCGCCGCCACGGCAGCGGCGCTGGGGCCGTGGATGGGCTTCTTCAGCGCGGGCGCCGGCGTGCTGCTCAGCGCGCTCACGCTGTTTTCGATCGGCCGCGTGCTGGGCCAGGCGCGCCTGCAGCGGCTGCTCGGGCGTCGCGCGGGGCGAGTTCAGAACCGCATCATCGGCAAGGGAGTCGTTGCGGTCGCCATGATCCGGATGGTGCCGATCGCCCCGTTCTCGATCGTGAACGTGGTGGCGGGCGCCAGCAAGCTGAGCCTGCGCGATTTCCTGCTCGGCACCGTGCTGGGCATGGCGCCGGGGATCGCTGTCATGGCCGCGCTCGGCGCGCAGATCGCAGATCTCGCCAGAAACGCATCGTGGGCGAACGCGGTGCTGCTCGCGCTGGCGATCCTCGCCTGGATCGCGCTGTGCCTCGGCGTGCAGTTCCTGGTGACGTGGATGGCGGGACGAAGAACGTGA
- a CDS encoding endonuclease/exonuclease/phosphatase family protein has product MTATMRIMTWNVHGIFHLNPGFDLDGVCSIIRHWSPDIVALQEVDSRGRTDDPFALLAKAVGDHSVDARSIVTEDGDYGQVLLSRWPFAEPPKISDVSYQEREPRRAIAARILSDHGEVTVIATHLGLSIHERHAQAHALADLVQPTRTLVLGDFNDWFWVKSVRGVLARICPVRTRLRTFPSRLPMMRLDRIYASRDLTIRAAWTDRKARAYSDHLPVIADVAFPE; this is encoded by the coding sequence GTGACGGCCACGATGCGCATCATGACGTGGAACGTGCACGGCATCTTCCACCTCAATCCGGGTTTCGACCTCGACGGCGTGTGCTCCATCATCCGCCACTGGTCTCCTGATATCGTGGCGCTGCAGGAGGTCGATTCCCGCGGAAGAACCGACGATCCCTTTGCCCTGCTGGCAAAGGCCGTCGGCGACCACAGCGTCGATGCAAGATCGATCGTCACCGAGGACGGCGACTACGGACAGGTGCTGTTGAGCCGCTGGCCCTTCGCCGAGCCTCCGAAAATTTCCGACGTCTCGTATCAGGAGCGGGAGCCCCGCCGGGCCATTGCCGCACGCATCTTGTCTGATCACGGCGAGGTCACGGTCATTGCCACGCATCTCGGCCTGAGCATTCATGAAAGGCACGCGCAGGCCCATGCCCTGGCCGACCTGGTGCAGCCAACGCGAACGCTCGTGCTCGGCGATTTCAATGACTGGTTCTGGGTGAAGTCGGTGAGGGGCGTGCTGGCGCGGATCTGCCCGGTCCGAACGCGCTTGCGGACGTTTCCCTCCCGATTGCCGATGATGCGGCTGGACCGGATCTATGCCTCGCGCGATTTGACGATCCGCGCGGCCTGGACCGATCGCAAGGCCCGTGCGTATTCGGACCATCTTCCCGTGATCGCGGATGTCGCGTTTCCCGAATAG
- a CDS encoding dihydrodipicolinate synthase family protein, producing the protein MTLTAQRPYRGVFPVAPTIFDDRGELDLAGQRRCIDFMIDAGSNGLCILANFSEQFVLSDAEREQVMHAVLEHVAGRVPVIVTTTHFGSRICADRSRQAQDAGAAMVMIMPPYHGATFRVPEKAIFDFYRTVSDAIDIPIMIQDAPVAGTPLSVDLLARMAREISNIRYFKIEVPMAAAKLRDLIAAGGDSIEGPWDGEEAITLMADLDAGATGAMTGGGYPDGIRQIVDPYLAGRREEAMAAYARWLPLINYENRQCGLQAAKILMKEGSVIGSDAVRHPLQRVHPAARAGLIEIARQLDPVVLRWGQ; encoded by the coding sequence ATGACCCTGACTGCACAACGGCCCTATCGCGGTGTTTTCCCCGTCGCTCCGACCATCTTCGACGACCGTGGGGAGCTCGATCTCGCGGGGCAGCGCCGCTGTATCGATTTCATGATCGACGCCGGCTCCAACGGCCTCTGCATTCTGGCCAATTTCTCCGAGCAGTTCGTCCTGAGCGACGCCGAGCGTGAACAGGTGATGCATGCGGTGCTGGAGCATGTCGCCGGCCGGGTGCCGGTGATCGTGACGACGACGCATTTCGGCTCGCGTATCTGCGCCGACCGCAGCCGCCAGGCCCAGGACGCCGGGGCTGCGATGGTGATGATCATGCCGCCCTATCACGGCGCCACGTTCCGCGTGCCGGAAAAGGCCATCTTCGATTTCTACCGCACCGTGTCCGACGCCATCGATATTCCCATCATGATCCAGGATGCCCCGGTTGCCGGGACACCGCTTTCGGTCGACCTCCTCGCCCGCATGGCGCGGGAAATTTCGAACATCCGCTATTTCAAGATCGAGGTGCCGATGGCGGCGGCGAAGCTGCGCGACCTGATCGCAGCCGGCGGCGACAGCATCGAAGGGCCCTGGGACGGCGAGGAAGCGATCACCCTGATGGCCGATCTCGATGCGGGTGCAACCGGCGCCATGACGGGCGGCGGCTACCCTGATGGCATCAGGCAAATCGTCGATCCGTATCTGGCGGGGCGCCGGGAAGAAGCGATGGCGGCCTATGCGCGCTGGCTCCCGCTGATCAATTACGAGAACCGCCAGTGCGGCTTGCAGGCCGCCAAGATCCTGATGAAGGAAGGCAGCGTGATCGGTTCGGACGCGGTTCGTCATCCCCTGCAAAGGGTTCACCCGGCGGCGCGCGCGGGTCTCATTGAAATCGCCCGCCAGCTCGATCCCGTCGTGTTGCGCTGGGGACAGTGA